A stretch of Phyllobacterium zundukense DNA encodes these proteins:
- the metH gene encoding methionine synthase, whose translation MSIAVDNLFGPMDAPRDGREVFAALTKAAQERILILDGAMGTQIQGLNLNEESFRGERFADCSCHLQGNNDLLILTQPQAIEDIHYAYAMAGADILETNTFSSTTIAQADYSMEEVVYELNRDGARLARRAALKAEQKDGRRRFVAGALGPTNRTASISPDVNNPGYRAVTFDDLRIAYADQVRGLIDGGADIILIETIFDTLNAKAAIFATQQVFEEKGITLPVMISGTITDLSGRTLSGQTPTAFWYSVRHSRPFTIGLNCALGANAMRDHLAEIASVADTFVCAYPNAGLPNEFGQYDESPEAMAAQLEEFAKEGLLNIVGGCCGSTPEHIRAIAEAVGKYKPREIPETATHMRLSGLEPFTLTKDIAFVNVGERTNITGSAKFRKLITAGDFGAALDVARDQVANGAQIIDINMDEGLIDSEKAMVEFLNLIAAEPDIARVPVMIDSSKWDVIEAGLKCVQGKPLVNSISMKEGEQAFIDHARKVRAYGAAVVVMAFDTDGQADTLERKVAICTRAYELLTTEAGFPPEDIVFDPNVFAVATGIEEHNGYGVAFIEATKQITETLPHVHISGGISNLSFSFRGNEPVREAMHAVFLYHAIQVGMDMGIVNAGQLAVYESIDPELREACEDVVLNRRDDATERLLDLAERYKGSAGKEARERDLAWREWSVGKRIEHALVNGITEFIDVDTEEARLEAERPLHVIEGPLMAGMNVVGDLFGAGKMFLPQVVKSARVMKQAVALLLPYMEAEKLANGGTGERESAGKVLMATVKGDVHDIGKNIVGVVLACNNYEIIDLGVMVPSAKILQIAKEQKVDIIGLSGLITPSLDEMVHVASEMEREGFDIPLLIGGATTSRVHTAVKINPRYNKGQTIYVTDAGRAVGVVSNLLSLETKPGYVETIQAEYVKVAEAHARNEADKQRLSIDKARANAQKIDWSSYTPPKPSFLGTRVFENYDLVEIARYIDWTPFFQTWELKGRYPAILEDEKQGAAARQLFDDAQAMLQKIIAEKWFNPKAIIGLWPAGTVGDDIRLFTDEARKEELATFFTLRQQLSKRDGRPNVALADFVAPVDSGSQDYIGGFVVTAGIEEIAIAERFERANDDYSSILVKALADRFAEAFAELMHERVRKEFWGYAPDETIAPDELIGEPYRGIRPAPGYPAQPDHTEKETLFRLLDAEAKINVRLTESYAMWPGSSVSGIYIAHPDSYYFGVAKVERDQVEDYSKRKSMPIEQVERWLGPILNYVPAPRVQAAE comes from the coding sequence ATGAGTATTGCAGTCGATAATCTGTTCGGTCCCATGGACGCTCCGCGGGACGGACGGGAGGTTTTTGCGGCGCTTACCAAGGCGGCGCAGGAACGTATCCTCATTCTCGACGGCGCCATGGGCACGCAGATCCAGGGTCTCAACCTCAACGAGGAAAGCTTTCGCGGCGAGCGCTTTGCGGACTGCTCCTGTCATCTGCAGGGCAATAATGATCTCCTGATCCTGACGCAGCCGCAGGCAATCGAGGATATCCACTATGCCTACGCCATGGCAGGTGCCGATATTCTCGAAACCAACACCTTTTCCTCCACGACCATCGCCCAGGCTGACTACAGCATGGAAGAGGTGGTCTATGAGCTGAACCGGGATGGCGCGCGGCTTGCCCGCCGTGCTGCCTTGAAAGCGGAGCAGAAGGATGGCCGCCGCCGCTTTGTCGCCGGCGCGCTCGGCCCGACCAACCGCACCGCCTCGATTTCACCGGATGTCAACAATCCCGGCTATCGCGCTGTTACCTTCGACGATCTGCGCATTGCCTATGCCGATCAGGTGCGCGGCCTCATCGATGGCGGCGCGGATATCATCCTTATCGAGACGATCTTCGACACGCTCAATGCCAAGGCGGCAATCTTCGCGACACAGCAGGTGTTCGAGGAGAAGGGTATCACCCTTCCGGTGATGATCTCCGGCACGATTACCGACCTGTCCGGTCGCACGCTTTCAGGCCAGACCCCGACGGCCTTCTGGTATTCGGTGCGCCATTCCCGGCCTTTCACCATCGGTCTCAACTGCGCGCTCGGCGCCAATGCCATGCGCGACCATCTGGCGGAAATTGCCAGCGTTGCGGATACGTTCGTCTGCGCCTATCCCAATGCCGGCCTGCCCAACGAATTCGGCCAGTATGACGAGAGCCCAGAGGCGATGGCTGCGCAGTTGGAGGAATTCGCCAAGGAAGGCCTGCTCAACATCGTCGGCGGCTGCTGCGGCTCTACCCCCGAACATATCCGGGCGATTGCCGAGGCCGTCGGCAAGTACAAGCCGCGCGAGATTCCCGAGACCGCGACGCATATGCGCCTCTCGGGCCTCGAGCCCTTCACGCTGACCAAGGATATTGCCTTCGTCAATGTCGGTGAGCGCACCAACATCACCGGCTCCGCAAAGTTCCGCAAACTCATCACCGCCGGCGATTTCGGCGCGGCGCTTGATGTCGCACGCGATCAGGTCGCCAACGGCGCGCAGATCATCGACATCAACATGGATGAAGGCCTGATCGACAGCGAAAAGGCCATGGTCGAGTTCCTCAACCTGATCGCCGCCGAACCGGATATCGCCCGCGTGCCGGTGATGATCGATTCATCCAAATGGGATGTCATCGAAGCCGGGTTGAAATGCGTCCAGGGCAAGCCGCTGGTCAATTCCATCTCCATGAAGGAAGGCGAGCAGGCCTTTATCGACCACGCCAGGAAGGTGCGCGCCTATGGTGCTGCCGTGGTCGTCATGGCGTTCGACACGGACGGTCAGGCCGATACGCTGGAACGCAAGGTCGCGATCTGCACGCGGGCCTATGAGCTTCTGACTACAGAGGCCGGTTTCCCGCCTGAAGATATCGTCTTCGATCCAAATGTCTTTGCCGTCGCCACCGGCATCGAAGAGCACAATGGCTATGGCGTCGCCTTTATCGAAGCAACGAAGCAGATCACCGAAACCCTGCCGCATGTGCATATTTCCGGGGGCATCTCCAATCTGTCCTTCTCGTTCCGTGGCAATGAGCCGGTCCGCGAGGCCATGCACGCGGTATTCCTCTACCATGCTATCCAGGTCGGCATGGACATGGGTATCGTCAATGCCGGTCAGCTCGCGGTCTATGAATCTATCGATCCGGAATTGCGCGAAGCCTGCGAGGATGTGGTTCTCAACCGCCGCGACGATGCCACCGAGCGGCTGCTCGACCTTGCAGAGCGCTACAAGGGTTCAGCGGGCAAGGAAGCGCGCGAACGCGATCTTGCCTGGCGCGAATGGAGCGTCGGCAAGCGCATCGAGCATGCGCTGGTCAATGGCATCACTGAATTCATCGATGTCGATACCGAAGAGGCGCGGCTTGAAGCCGAGCGGCCATTGCATGTGATCGAAGGTCCGTTGATGGCCGGCATGAATGTCGTCGGCGATCTCTTCGGTGCCGGCAAGATGTTCCTGCCCCAGGTGGTGAAATCTGCCCGCGTGATGAAACAGGCGGTGGCTCTGCTCCTGCCCTATATGGAGGCGGAAAAACTTGCCAATGGCGGCACCGGCGAGCGCGAAAGTGCCGGCAAGGTGCTGATGGCGACCGTCAAGGGCGACGTGCACGATATCGGCAAGAACATCGTCGGCGTCGTACTTGCCTGCAACAATTACGAGATCATCGATCTGGGCGTCATGGTGCCTTCGGCGAAGATCCTGCAGATCGCCAAGGAACAGAAAGTCGATATTATCGGTCTCTCCGGCCTGATCACGCCATCGCTCGACGAGATGGTGCATGTCGCCTCGGAAATGGAGCGGGAAGGCTTCGATATACCGCTGCTGATCGGCGGTGCCACGACCAGTCGCGTGCACACTGCGGTCAAGATCAATCCGCGCTATAATAAGGGCCAGACCATCTATGTGACGGATGCGGGCCGCGCCGTTGGCGTCGTCTCCAATCTCCTGTCGCTGGAGACCAAGCCTGGATATGTCGAGACGATCCAGGCCGAATACGTGAAAGTCGCGGAGGCCCATGCGCGCAATGAAGCTGACAAGCAGCGTCTGAGCATCGACAAGGCCCGCGCCAATGCGCAGAAGATCGACTGGTCATCCTACACGCCGCCCAAGCCCAGCTTCCTCGGAACGCGGGTGTTTGAGAATTACGATCTTGTCGAAATCGCCCGCTACATCGATTGGACGCCATTCTTCCAGACTTGGGAATTGAAGGGCCGCTACCCGGCCATTCTCGAGGATGAAAAGCAGGGGGCAGCAGCACGGCAGCTCTTCGACGATGCGCAGGCAATGCTGCAGAAGATCATTGCCGAGAAATGGTTCAACCCGAAGGCGATTATCGGCCTATGGCCAGCGGGTACCGTCGGCGACGACATTCGCCTGTTCACCGACGAAGCACGCAAGGAGGAACTTGCGACGTTCTTCACCCTGCGCCAACAGCTGTCGAAGCGCGATGGCCGCCCGAATGTGGCACTCGCCGATTTCGTCGCGCCCGTGGATAGCGGCAGTCAGGATTATATCGGCGGATTTGTCGTCACCGCCGGCATCGAGGAAATCGCCATTGCCGAGCGCTTCGAGCGGGCCAATGACGATTATTCGTCCATCCTTGTCAAAGCTTTGGCCGACCGTTTCGCCGAAGCCTTTGCCGAATTGATGCACGAACGTGTTCGCAAAGAGTTCTGGGGCTACGCGCCCGACGAAACCATTGCGCCGGATGAGCTGATCGGCGAACCCTATCGCGGCATCCGCCCGGCACCCGGCTATCCGGCACAGCCGGATCATACGGAAAAGGAAACGCTGTTCCGGCTGCTCGACGCCGAGGCCAAGATCAATGTGCGCCTCACGGAAAGCTATGCCATGTGGCCCGGCTCATCCGTTTCGGGCATCTATATTGCCCATCCGGACAGCTATTATTTTGGCGTCGCCAAGGTCGAGCGCGATCAGGTGGAAGACTATTCGAAGCGCAAATCCATGCCAATCGAACAGGTCGAGCGCTGGCTTGGCCCGATCCTCAACTACGTCCCGGCGCCACGGGTTCAGGCCGCCGAGTGA
- a CDS encoding AraC family transcriptional regulator produces the protein MRYMTFAARNATGVELEKLHKMRLEWLEQADGDVFALAAHYPSGFHIPDHHHSQSQLLHAITGVAMVTTQFGRWMVPPHHALWLPAGIEHAVDMLGDVAMHSIYVRPDAVEGLKSHLHVVGLTPLVDNLIREAVAAPADVLADPRTTYIMGLLLHEIPNLQERPLGLPFPDDRRLAALCRGFLKDPSPHTNIDDWADRLGMSRRTFTRMFRRETGLSLSTWRQQACLLSALPRLTEGEPVTSVALDLGYNSVPAFTTMFKRMLGAPPRHYLHSAA, from the coding sequence ATGCGCTACATGACCTTTGCCGCACGCAATGCCACCGGCGTGGAATTGGAAAAACTGCACAAGATGCGTCTCGAGTGGCTCGAGCAGGCGGATGGCGATGTTTTTGCCCTCGCCGCCCATTATCCATCCGGTTTTCATATTCCCGACCATCATCACAGCCAGTCGCAATTGCTGCATGCGATCACCGGCGTCGCCATGGTGACGACGCAGTTCGGCCGCTGGATGGTGCCGCCGCATCATGCCCTGTGGCTGCCCGCCGGGATCGAACATGCTGTCGACATGCTCGGCGATGTCGCGATGCATTCAATCTATGTGCGGCCTGATGCGGTCGAGGGGCTGAAGAGCCATCTGCATGTGGTGGGCCTGACGCCGCTCGTGGATAATCTGATCAGGGAGGCGGTCGCGGCGCCAGCCGATGTGCTGGCGGATCCGCGCACTACCTACATCATGGGACTGCTATTGCATGAAATACCGAACTTGCAGGAGCGGCCTCTGGGTCTGCCCTTCCCGGACGACAGACGGCTGGCGGCGCTTTGCCGGGGTTTTCTCAAAGATCCCTCCCCCCACACCAATATCGATGACTGGGCCGACAGGCTCGGCATGAGCCGGCGTACTTTCACGCGGATGTTCCGCCGGGAGACGGGCCTCAGCCTTTCCACCTGGCGGCAGCAGGCCTGTCTGCTTTCAGCCCTGCCGCGCCTGACCGAAGGCGAGCCGGTAACCAGCGTCGCGCTTGACCTCGGTTACAACAGCGTGCCGGCCTTCACGACCATGTTCAAGCGCATGCTCGGCGCGCCGCCGCGCCATTACCTTCACTCGGCGGCCTGA
- a CDS encoding MFS transporter, with the protein MTDTTMPAQRTSAETTVFAIIFAVSFCHLLNDMMQSLLSAIYPMLKQNYGLDFKQIGFLTLTFQVTASLLQPIVGTYTDKRPMPYSLPVGMAFSLVGLGLLSIATHYVMLLAGAAFIGIGSSIFHPESSRVARLASGGRHGLAQSFFQVGGNFGTASGPLLAAFIVLPRGQQSIAWFSVAALIGMIILYQVGSWYQRYRAANANKPAASKQLKLPRGKVAMSLIILTLLVFTKNIYLASISSYYTFYVIHKFGISVQQSQMMLFLFLGAAAVGTILGGPIGDKIGTKAVIWFSILGVLPFTLMMPYASLFWTGILTVFIGLILSSAFPAIVVFAQELVPGRVGMIAGIFFGFAFGMAGIAAAVLGFVADIKGIDYVYMVCSYLPFLGLLTIFLPSMREVRGESVVA; encoded by the coding sequence ATGACCGATACCACCATGCCTGCGCAGCGCACTTCCGCTGAAACCACCGTCTTTGCCATCATTTTTGCCGTCAGCTTCTGTCACCTGCTCAATGACATGATGCAATCGCTGCTTTCGGCCATCTATCCGATGCTGAAGCAGAATTACGGCCTCGATTTCAAGCAGATCGGCTTTCTTACCCTGACGTTCCAGGTCACTGCCTCGCTGTTACAGCCGATCGTCGGCACTTATACCGACAAGCGGCCCATGCCCTATTCGCTGCCCGTCGGCATGGCATTCTCGCTGGTCGGGCTTGGCCTTCTTTCCATCGCGACCCACTATGTCATGCTGCTTGCCGGTGCCGCTTTCATCGGCATTGGGTCATCAATATTCCATCCGGAATCCTCGCGTGTGGCCCGGCTGGCCTCCGGCGGCCGTCATGGTCTCGCCCAGTCATTCTTCCAGGTCGGCGGCAATTTCGGCACGGCAAGCGGTCCGCTGCTTGCCGCCTTCATCGTCCTGCCACGCGGCCAGCAGAGCATCGCCTGGTTTTCGGTTGCAGCTTTGATCGGGATGATCATTCTTTACCAGGTCGGTAGCTGGTACCAGCGCTACCGTGCCGCCAATGCCAATAAACCGGCTGCAAGCAAGCAGTTGAAACTGCCGCGCGGCAAGGTCGCGATGTCCTTGATCATCCTGACGCTGCTGGTCTTCACCAAGAACATCTATCTCGCCAGCATCTCCAGCTATTACACCTTCTATGTCATCCACAAGTTCGGCATATCGGTGCAGCAGTCGCAGATGATGCTCTTCCTGTTCCTGGGGGCGGCCGCTGTCGGGACCATTCTCGGCGGACCGATCGGCGACAAGATCGGCACAAAAGCCGTGATCTGGTTCTCGATCCTCGGCGTCCTGCCGTTCACGCTGATGATGCCCTATGCCAGCCTGTTCTGGACCGGCATCCTGACAGTCTTCATCGGCCTCATTCTGTCCTCGGCCTTTCCCGCCATTGTCGTCTTCGCGCAGGAACTGGTGCCGGGCCGCGTCGGCATGATCGCCGGCATCTTCTTCGGCTTCGCCTTCGGCATGGCAGGCATTGCCGCCGCAGTGCTTGGCTTCGTCGCCGATATCAAGGGCATCGACTATGTCTATATGGTCTGTTCGTACCTGCCGTTCCTCGGTCTGCTGACGATCTTCCTGCCGAGTATGCGGGAAGTTCGGGGAGAAAGCGTCGTAGCATAA
- a CDS encoding ABC transporter ATP-binding protein: protein MSSAISVSSLYKTYSTGFEALKNINLDIRHGEIFALLGPNGAGKTTLISTICGIVNPTSGTILADGHDIIKEYKAARTKIGLVPQELTTDAFETVWNTVSFSRGLFGKPANPTHIEKILKELSLWDKKDAKLMTLSGGMKRRVMIAKALSHEPEILFLDEPTAGVDVELRRDMWNVVRALRASGVTIILTTHYIEEAQQMADRIGVISHGEIILVEEKDELMRSLGKKQLRLHLQGKRDGVPDSLAKYGLELSPDGCELIYTYDTQKERTGITALLKDLDKAEVRFNDIQTKESSLEEIFVSLVRERK, encoded by the coding sequence ATGTCCTCAGCCATCTCTGTCTCCAGCCTTTACAAAACCTATTCAACCGGTTTCGAAGCGCTGAAGAACATCAATCTCGACATCCGCCACGGCGAGATTTTCGCTTTGCTCGGCCCGAACGGCGCGGGCAAGACCACGTTGATCTCGACGATTTGCGGCATCGTCAATCCGACATCGGGGACTATCCTCGCCGACGGGCACGATATCATCAAGGAGTATAAAGCCGCGCGAACGAAGATCGGTCTCGTTCCGCAGGAGCTGACAACGGATGCCTTCGAGACTGTGTGGAATACGGTCAGCTTCAGCCGGGGTCTCTTCGGCAAGCCGGCCAATCCAACGCATATCGAGAAGATCCTGAAGGAGCTGTCGCTGTGGGATAAGAAGGACGCGAAGCTCATGACGCTCTCCGGCGGCATGAAGCGCCGTGTGATGATCGCCAAGGCGTTGTCACATGAACCGGAAATCCTCTTCCTGGACGAGCCTACCGCCGGCGTCGATGTCGAATTGCGGCGTGACATGTGGAATGTCGTGCGAGCGCTGCGCGCCTCAGGCGTGACCATCATTCTGACGACGCATTACATCGAGGAAGCCCAGCAGATGGCGGACCGGATTGGTGTCATCAGTCATGGCGAAATCATTCTGGTGGAGGAAAAGGACGAACTGATGCGCTCACTCGGCAAGAAGCAGCTGCGGCTGCATCTGCAGGGAAAGCGCGACGGCGTGCCGGACTCGCTGGCCAAATATGGCCTCGAACTGTCGCCGGATGGTTGCGAGCTGATCTATACCTACGACACCCAAAAAGAGCGCACCGGCATCACTGCACTGCTGAAAGATCTCGACAAGGCCGAAGTCCGGTTCAACGACATTCAGACGAAGGAAAGCTCGCTCGAGGAAATCTTCGTCAGCCTCGTGAGGGAACGCAAATGA
- a CDS encoding ABC transporter permease — protein MNLYAIKAIYLFEMHRTWRTIMQSVISPVVSTSLYFVVFGSAIGGRIPEINGVSYGAFIVPGLIMLSLLTQSISNASFGIYFPKFVGTIYELLSAPVSYVEIVIAYVGAAASKSIILGLIILATAALFVPLRIEHPFVMLLFLVLTAVTFSLFGFIIGIWADGFEKLQLVPLMIITPLTFLGGSFYSIDMLPPFWQTVTLFNPVVYLISGFRWSFYGLSDVHIGTSLAMTAVFLIACMVTLRWIFKTGYRLKS, from the coding sequence ATGAACCTCTACGCCATCAAAGCAATCTACCTGTTCGAGATGCACCGCACGTGGCGAACGATCATGCAAAGCGTGATCTCGCCCGTGGTTTCCACCAGCCTTTATTTCGTCGTATTCGGTTCGGCAATCGGCGGGCGTATCCCCGAAATCAATGGCGTCAGCTATGGCGCCTTCATTGTGCCCGGCCTGATCATGCTGTCACTCCTGACGCAAAGCATTTCGAACGCTTCCTTTGGCATCTATTTTCCGAAATTCGTCGGCACGATCTACGAACTCCTGTCGGCGCCTGTCTCCTATGTGGAGATCGTCATCGCCTATGTCGGCGCAGCTGCGTCGAAGTCGATCATCCTCGGCCTGATTATCCTTGCGACGGCCGCATTGTTCGTGCCGCTGCGGATAGAGCATCCTTTCGTAATGCTGCTCTTCCTCGTTCTCACTGCCGTCACCTTCAGCCTCTTCGGCTTTATCATCGGCATTTGGGCCGATGGCTTTGAAAAGCTGCAGCTCGTACCGCTGATGATCATCACGCCACTCACCTTCCTCGGCGGCAGTTTCTACTCCATCGACATGCTGCCGCCATTCTGGCAGACGGTGACGCTGTTCAATCCGGTCGTGTATTTGATCAGTGGTTTCCGCTGGAGCTTCTATGGCCTGTCGGACGTGCATATCGGCACGAGCCTCGCCATGACGGCAGTGTTCCTCATCGCGTGTATGGTGACCCTGCGCTGGATCTTCAAGACGGGGTATCGGTTGAAGAGTTAG
- a CDS encoding CopG family transcriptional regulator, translated as MRTTLAIEDDVLAAAKGLAEHQNKTIGEVISMLARKSLQAPSTSRSERNGVPLLAVKDGTPVTMEFVNRLRDELP; from the coding sequence GTGCGAACAACTTTGGCTATTGAGGACGATGTGCTTGCGGCCGCGAAAGGGCTAGCTGAACATCAAAACAAGACAATCGGAGAGGTCATATCAATGCTTGCCCGTAAATCTCTGCAGGCGCCATCTACCAGCAGAAGTGAGCGCAACGGCGTGCCGTTGCTGGCCGTAAAGGACGGAACTCCTGTTACGATGGAATTCGTCAATCGGTTGCGCGATGAACTGCCCTAA
- a CDS encoding MarR family winged helix-turn-helix transcriptional regulator: MTDETPERPPLILEDFIPYRLNKAAEAVSQRFASLYRDQYGLTRPEWRTLATLGQFGTLTATAIGVHSSMHKTKVSRAVFALEQRRWLQRKRDGDDRRIENLELTAAGRRAYVDLAKIAHAFEAELLANLGQRGEKELKAGLAALEAYFR, encoded by the coding sequence ATGACCGATGAGACACCCGAGCGACCGCCGCTGATACTGGAGGACTTCATCCCCTATCGGCTGAACAAGGCGGCCGAGGCCGTCAGTCAGCGCTTCGCCAGTCTCTACCGGGATCAGTACGGTCTGACACGGCCGGAATGGCGCACTCTGGCGACGCTTGGGCAGTTCGGCACGCTGACGGCAACGGCCATTGGCGTGCACTCCTCCATGCACAAGACCAAAGTTTCGCGAGCAGTCTTCGCGCTTGAGCAGCGGCGCTGGCTGCAACGCAAACGTGACGGAGACGACCGGCGCATCGAGAATCTGGAGCTCACGGCTGCAGGGCGTCGGGCATACGTCGATCTCGCCAAGATAGCGCATGCGTTCGAGGCCGAACTGCTGGCGAACCTCGGCCAACGCGGCGAGAAAGAGCTGAAAGCCGGGTTGGCTGCGTTGGAGGCATATTTTAGATAG
- the hmgA gene encoding homogentisate 1,2-dioxygenase: MAAFHYMPGFGNDFETESLPGALPQGQNSPQRCAYGLYAEQLSGSPFTAPRGINERSWLYRIRPSVKHSGRFTPARREHWKTAPNLDDHELPIGQLRWNPTPMPKEPVNFIDGVRTMTTAGDVHGQAGMAAHVYAFNSDMEDDYFFDADGELLLVPEKGRLRIFTEMGIIEVEPSEICIIPRGMMVKVAALDGEARGYICENYGAKFSLPDRGPIGANCLANPRDFKTPVAAYEDKEVPCRLHVKWCGKFYETTLDHSPLDVVAWHGNYAPYKYDLRTFSPVGAILFDHPDPSIFTVLTAPSGEEGTANVDFVIFPPRWLVAEHSFRPPWYHRNIMSEFMGLVYGQYDAKEEGFVPGGMSLHNMMLPHGPDAMGFNKASTVELKPHRLESTMAFMFETRFPQHLTRFAAELESLQDNYADCWTDLKKRFNGTPEGDWSE; encoded by the coding sequence ATGGCCGCTTTTCATTATATGCCGGGCTTCGGCAATGATTTCGAAACCGAATCCTTGCCGGGCGCCCTGCCGCAGGGACAGAACTCGCCGCAGCGTTGCGCCTACGGGCTTTATGCCGAACAGCTTTCCGGTTCACCCTTCACCGCCCCGCGCGGCATCAACGAGCGTTCGTGGCTCTATCGTATTCGCCCTTCCGTCAAGCACAGCGGACGCTTCACCCCGGCACGCCGCGAACACTGGAAGACCGCGCCCAATCTCGACGACCATGAACTACCGATCGGCCAGTTGCGCTGGAACCCTACGCCTATGCCGAAGGAGCCGGTCAATTTTATCGACGGTGTCCGCACCATGACCACGGCCGGCGATGTGCATGGGCAGGCGGGCATGGCGGCGCATGTCTATGCCTTCAACAGTGACATGGAGGACGACTATTTCTTCGACGCGGATGGCGAGTTGCTGCTGGTACCGGAAAAAGGCAGGCTTCGTATCTTCACAGAGATGGGTATCATCGAAGTCGAACCCTCGGAGATCTGCATCATTCCGCGCGGCATGATGGTCAAGGTAGCAGCACTCGATGGCGAGGCGCGCGGCTATATCTGCGAGAACTATGGAGCGAAATTCTCGCTACCCGATCGCGGCCCGATCGGTGCCAACTGCCTTGCCAATCCGCGGGATTTCAAGACACCGGTCGCAGCCTACGAGGACAAGGAGGTGCCATGCCGTTTGCATGTGAAATGGTGCGGCAAGTTCTATGAAACCACGCTCGACCATTCGCCGCTCGACGTTGTCGCATGGCACGGCAATTATGCGCCGTACAAATATGACCTGCGCACCTTCTCGCCCGTCGGCGCGATCCTGTTCGATCACCCCGATCCGTCCATCTTCACCGTGCTCACCGCACCTTCCGGCGAAGAGGGAACAGCCAATGTCGATTTCGTGATTTTCCCGCCACGCTGGCTCGTGGCCGAGCACAGTTTCCGCCCCCCCTGGTACCACCGCAACATCATGTCGGAATTCATGGGACTGGTATATGGTCAGTACGATGCCAAGGAGGAGGGGTTTGTGCCCGGCGGCATGAGCCTGCACAACATGATGCTGCCGCATGGTCCCGATGCAATGGGTTTCAACAAGGCTTCGACGGTGGAGCTCAAGCCGCATCGTCTCGAAAGCACCATGGCGTTCATGTTCGAGACGCGTTTTCCGCAGCACCTTACCCGCTTTGCCGCGGAGCTTGAGTCGCTGCAGGACAATTATGCGGATTGCTGGACAGACCTGAAGAAGCGGTTCAACGGCACACCCGAGGGAGACTGGTCAGAATGA
- a CDS encoding fumarylacetoacetate hydrolase family protein — MKLASLNDGTRDGKLVIVSKDLTRYTDASFLTPTLQSALDDWSRLAPHLEALATSLEHGAVPTGRFHEHEALSPLPRAYQWADGSAYVNHVELVRKARGAEIPASFWTDPLIYQGGSDSFLGPREPIWVADEAYGIDMEGEVAVIVDDVPMGISVDEARNAIRLIMLVNDVSLRGLIPAELAKGFGFFQSKPSSAFSPVAVTPDELGDAWRDGRVHLPLQVDLNGKPFGRANAGIDMTFDFPTLIAHAAKTRPLSAGAIIGSGTVSNKLDGGPGMPVEDGGAGYSCIAEIRMIETIKHGAPQTPFMRFGDVVRIEMKDEHSRSIFGAIEQQVVHYDR, encoded by the coding sequence ATGAAACTCGCCTCGCTGAACGACGGAACACGGGATGGCAAGCTCGTCATCGTATCGAAGGACCTGACGCGCTACACCGATGCTTCCTTCCTGACACCAACCCTGCAGTCAGCGCTCGACGACTGGTCGCGCCTCGCCCCGCATCTGGAAGCGCTCGCCACAAGCCTTGAACATGGCGCCGTTCCGACCGGGCGGTTTCACGAACATGAAGCCCTGTCGCCGCTTCCACGCGCCTATCAGTGGGCCGATGGTTCGGCCTATGTCAATCACGTCGAGCTGGTGCGCAAGGCGCGCGGCGCCGAGATTCCTGCGAGCTTCTGGACCGATCCGCTGATCTATCAGGGGGGCTCCGACAGTTTCCTGGGTCCACGCGAACCGATCTGGGTGGCGGATGAAGCTTATGGCATCGACATGGAGGGCGAAGTCGCTGTGATCGTCGACGACGTGCCGATGGGCATCAGCGTCGATGAAGCACGAAACGCGATCCGGCTTATCATGCTCGTCAACGATGTCAGCCTGCGCGGGCTCATTCCGGCTGAACTCGCCAAGGGGTTCGGCTTCTTCCAGTCCAAGCCCTCCTCGGCCTTTTCACCGGTGGCGGTGACACCCGACGAATTGGGCGATGCCTGGCGTGACGGCAGGGTTCATCTTCCGCTGCAGGTCGATCTCAACGGCAAGCCTTTCGGCCGCGCCAATGCCGGTATCGACATGACCTTCGATTTTCCCACGTTGATTGCCCATGCCGCGAAGACGCGGCCGCTTTCCGCCGGAGCGATCATCGGCTCCGGCACCGTGTCCAACAAGCTCGACGGCGGCCCGGGCATGCCTGTGGAAGACGGCGGCGCCGGTTATTCCTGCATCGCCGAAATCCGCATGATCGAGACCATCAAGCATGGCGCGCCTCAGACTCCTTTCATGCGCTTCGGCGACGTCGTGCGGATCGAGATGAAGGACGAGCATAGCCGCTCGATCTTCGGTGCCATCGAGCAACAGGTCGTCCACTATGACCGGTAA